From one Trifolium pratense cultivar HEN17-A07 linkage group LG1, ARS_RC_1.1, whole genome shotgun sequence genomic stretch:
- the LOC123916954 gene encoding abscisic acid receptor PYL2: MIFAFDTPKKMSSQLSHHNIQGLTQEEFKELEPIIKKYHILEPTPNTCTSIITYKIEAPSNIVWPFVRSFENPQKYKHFVKGCNMKGDGNVGSIREVTVVSGLPASTSTERLEILDDEKHVLSFRVVGGEHRLQNYRSVTSVNEFVNDEGKVYTIVLESYIVDIPHGNTEEDTKMFVDTVVKLNLQKLGVVAMSSCSSMHGQ; the protein is encoded by the coding sequence aTGATATTTGCTTTTGACACCCCCAAAAAAATGTCTTCACAATTATCCCACCATAATATTCAAGGTCTAACACAAGAAGAATTCAAAGAACTTGAaccaatcataaaaaaataccaCATATTAGAACCAACACCAAACACATGTACATCAATTATAACCTACAAAATTGAAGCACCATCAAACATAGTGTGGCCATTTGTTAGAAGCTTTGAGAATCCACAAAAATACAAACATTTTGTCAAAGGTTGTAACATGAAAGGCGACGGTAATGTTGGAAGTATAAGAGAAGTGACGGTTGTTTCAGGTTTACCAGCTTCAACGAGCACAGAAAGATTAGAGATTTTAGATGATGAAAAACATGTACTAAGTTTTAGAGTTGTTGGTGGCGAACATCGTCTTCAAAACTATCGATCGGTTACTTCGGTTAATGAATTTGTCAACGATGAAGGTAAGGTTTATACTATTGTTTTGGAATCTTATATTGTTGATATTCCACATGGGAACACTGAAGAAGATACCAAGATGTTTGTTGACACTGTTGTCAAGCTTAATCTTCAAAAACTTGGAGTTGTTGCTATGAGTTCATGTTCATCCATGCATGgacaataa